One window of the Rhipicephalus sanguineus isolate Rsan-2018 chromosome 4, BIME_Rsan_1.4, whole genome shotgun sequence genome contains the following:
- the LOC119389674 gene encoding F-box only protein 42, with translation MSTACIDDLPEVVLEYIFCYLSPYRDFKSCRLVNKAWYAHAKAAERKLRRDFLNSVSLQNVVWCQKPTESGPTISKRYSHSACVLGDSMYVFGGCTIANTTFNDLWRLDLATRRWIRPLTMGTYPPPKACASLVPYKENLLLFGGWTHTSPYPLHQAWRIFRHLHVYNCSANRWTQVSTVGGCPSMAGHSATMQGHLMVVFGGLHCANPVGPFSSSNDIWVLDLQSYVWSKQRTTSPKPWPRYGHSQITLDEKHILVVGGCGGPNMLLNDVWLLEIFDDPEKPWSWKEVTVTNKEHAAPQLSFHPACKVGDRVVVLSKSQRAYASPSGLHPAGLMRVRQAQRVWVPPIEQPARPPPCDNQRDACVNGTRGVLKRPLESPPSSSSSTSTSTTLSQPSTPQQSPPDFALPGSSTASSSSCDEEDETSDDVARRLSSKKTAMSTVGSARPSVRPNARHNRQRQLELLDRMEQRLKALRAGGASSVPVRRRPSLPVCPMRLYVLDVSQVAQAGKASWLPLLPQAAATSTSSMVEEVILYSLVLGRGELILFGGIQKDLVNKQEDTDGTSEVVSSSLHFITSKRDVI, from the exons ATGAGCACGGCATGCATTGACGACCTTCCTGAAGTTGTGCTGGAGTACATATTCTGCTACCTTTCGCCATACAGAGACTTCAAGTCGTGCAGACTAGTCAACAAAGCTTGGTACGCTCACGCCAAAG CGGCAGAACGCAAGCTACGCAGGGACTTCCTAAATTCTGTGTCACTCCAAAATGTTGTCTGGTGCCAAAAGCCAACAGAGTCGGGGCCCACCATTTCGAAGCGCTACTCGCATAGCGCCTGTGTGCTCGGGGACTCGATGTACGTTTTCGGTGGTTGTACGATAGCGAATACAACTTTCAACGACCTTTGGCGCCTTGACCTGGCTACCCGGAGGTGGATTCGGCCTCTGACAATGG GTACCTACCCTCCACCCAAAGCATGTGCGTCCCTTGTGCCGTACAAGGAAAACCTGCTACTTTTCGGGGGTTGGACACATACATCTCCATACCCGTTACATCAG GCTTGGCGCATCTTCCGCCACCTGCACGTCTACAACTGCAGTGCCAACCGGTGGACCCAGGTGAGCACAGTCGGTGGCTGTCCATCCATGGCAGGCCACTCAGCCACCATGCAAGGCCACCTCATGGTGGTCTTTGGCGGTTTGCACTGCGCCAACCCGGTTGGGCCGTTTTCCAG TTCCAACGACATCTGGGTCCTGGACCTACAGAGTTACGTGTGGAGCAAGCAAAGGACAACTTCACCAAAGCCATGGCCTCGTTATGGCCATTCACAA ATTACTTTGGACGAAAAACACATTCTTGTGGTTGGAGGCTGCGGGGGCCCTAACATG CTTTTGAATGATGTCTGGTTGTTGGAAATTTTTGACGACCCCGAAAAGCCATGGAGCTGGAAGGAAGTCACGGTGACGAACAAGGAGCATGCGGCACCACAGCTCTCGTTTCATCCTGCATGCAAG GTCGGTGATCGGGTAGTTGTGCTGAGCAAATCACAGCGAGCGTATGCCTCACCTTCTGGGTTGCACCCTGCCGGATTGATGCGAGTGCGGCAAGCGCAACGTGTGTGGGTGCCTCCGATTGAACAGCCAGCCAG GCCTCCGCCGTGTGATAATCAGCGGGATGCATGTGTCAACGGAACCCGAGGTGTTCTAAAGAGGCCTCTCGAGTCACCGCCTTCATCATCTTCCTCCACATCTACCTCGACTACACTTAGCCAGCCCTCCACACCGCAGCAGAGCCCACCAGATTTTGCTCTTCCCG GCTCATCTACAGCCAGCAGTTCAAGCTGCGATGAAGAAGACGAGACGAGTGACGACGTGGCACGGAGGTTGTCCTCTAAGAAGACGGCCATGTCCACAGTTGGCAGTGCTCGCCCATCAGTGCGCCCCAATGCCCGGCACAATCGGCAGAGGCAGCTAGAGCTACTCGACCGTATGGAGCAGAGGCTCAAGGCCCTTAGAGCTGGAGG GGCATCGTCTGTGCCAGTGCGTAGGCGGCCATCCTTGCCCGTGTGCCCCATGCGGCTCTACGTGCTGGACGTCAGTCAGGTGGCTCAGGCAGGCAAGGCATCGTGGTTGCCGCTGCTGCCACAGGCAGCTGCGACCAGCACTTCCTCCATGGTCGAAGAAGTGATCCTGTACTCGCTGGTGCTGGGACGCGGGGAGTTGATCCTCTTTGGCGGCATCCAG AAAGACCTCGTCAACAAGCAGGAGGACACCGACGGCACTTCCGAGGTCGTCTCGAGCTCTCTGCACTTCATCACATCCAAGAGGGACGTCATATGA
- the LOC119389675 gene encoding sodium-dependent high-affinity dicarboxylate transporter 2-like has translation MSPSEFRTNVDVDGDDTPDFRGSGSDRGLSSLTSRLPWGVIVIYGAASVITRVAQTTGVAKVAFDTRFWSQQSDLVKQVLLTIASSLMAEFMNATTLCDAILPMVVSLSTDTEHDALYFGLPVAVGASVNTIMPVSLPLVMLHDVAPVTRKQLILTGAFVKTVVVASILVSMNTTGEYVLNSSRQFNNTESLQTLLLG, from the exons ATGAGCCCGAGCGAGTTTCGGACCAACGTCGACGTGGACGGGGACGACACGCCCGACTTCCGAGGCTCCGGTTCCGACCGCGGTCTTTCCTCGCTCACCAGCCGCCTGCCGTGGGGCGTCATTGTCATCTACGGCGCCGCGTCGGTGATCACGCGAGTCGCACAG ACGACGGGCGTAGCCAAAGTGGCGTTCGACACCCGGTTCTGGAGCCAGCAGTCGGACCTGGTCAAGCAGGTGCTGCTGACCATCGCGTCGTCGCTCATGGCCGAATTCATGAACGCGACCACGCTCTGCGACGCCATCCTGCCCATGGTCGTCAGCCTC TCGACGGACACGGAGCATGACGCCCTGTACTTCGGCTTGCCCGTAGCAGTGGGCGCCTCGGTGAACACCATCATGCCGGTCTCGCTGCCGCTGGTCATGCTCCACGACGTGGCTCCGGTCACGCGCAAGCAGCTG ATCCTGACCGGAGCCTTCGTGAAGACCGTGGTGGTGGCCAGCATCCTCGTCTCAATGAACACCACGGGAGAATACGTTTTAAACAGCAGCAGGCAATTCAACAACACCGAGAGTCTACAGACCCTCCTGTTAGGCTAA